From one Deinococcus aetherius genomic stretch:
- a CDS encoding SDR family oxidoreductase has product MDVQGKVVIITGASMGIGAATAQVFAEAGAKLVLAARSANKLDAVAAGLPDGTETLTVPTDMTDQAQVQALIKAARQRFGQVDILINNAGQAAVGAVATVNPDHYRQIIELNLLGPLHAMQAVVPGMREQGGGVIINISSNVSKMAIPGIGAYASTKYALNGLTLTARNELAADNIRVVLFHPGLTATDFGANARRSNPGDGPRPTSEQAEVMRQPDSAEDVARQILEAAIQEPAEAGMPMHR; this is encoded by the coding sequence ATGGACGTGCAAGGAAAAGTGGTCATCATCACCGGGGCTTCAATGGGCATCGGCGCGGCGACGGCGCAGGTCTTCGCGGAGGCGGGCGCAAAGTTGGTTCTCGCGGCGCGGTCGGCGAACAAGTTGGACGCGGTGGCCGCCGGGCTGCCGGATGGCACCGAAACGCTGACCGTGCCGACCGACATGACCGATCAGGCGCAGGTGCAGGCGCTCATCAAGGCGGCCCGGCAGCGTTTCGGCCAGGTCGATATCCTGATCAATAACGCAGGTCAGGCGGCGGTGGGTGCGGTCGCCACCGTCAATCCCGATCACTACCGCCAGATCATCGAGCTGAACCTGCTCGGCCCGCTGCACGCCATGCAGGCGGTCGTTCCGGGCATGCGCGAGCAGGGTGGCGGCGTCATCATCAACATCAGCAGCAACGTCAGCAAGATGGCGATTCCCGGCATCGGGGCCTACGCCTCCACCAAGTACGCCCTCAACGGCCTGACGCTGACGGCCCGGAACGAGCTGGCGGCGGACAACATCCGGGTCGTCCTCTTTCACCCCGGCCTGACCGCCACCGACTTCGGTGCGAACGCCCGGCGCAGCAACCCCGGCGACGGCCCGCGCCCGACAAGTGAGCAGGCCGAGGTGATGCGCCAGCCGGATTCGGCGGAGGACGTGGCGCGGCAGATTCTGGAAGCCGCCATTCAGGAACCCGCCGAGGCCGGAATGCCCATGCACCGCTGA
- a CDS encoding TMEM175 family protein: protein MALPLSSASRLEFFSDGVFAIVITLLVLEIRAPQIGEHARPAALWAGLGALWPSYLAYTLTFSTILVAWIGHNLVMAQVGQVSLRVMLVNGLFLLNISFLPFPTSVVAEYLRSESASAAAAFYALANLFAALTHRGLVQAVLAEYPQGAAALLDIRVKSAWSIPWCLACAALALLSPLVSFVSVAAMWVWLALPQFGHPVRERTGP, encoded by the coding sequence GTGGCCCTACCTTTGAGCAGTGCCAGCCGGCTGGAGTTTTTCAGCGACGGTGTATTCGCCATCGTCATCACGCTGCTGGTGCTGGAGATCCGGGCCCCGCAGATTGGCGAACATGCCCGCCCGGCGGCGCTGTGGGCGGGGCTCGGTGCCCTCTGGCCGTCGTACCTGGCCTACACGCTCACGTTCTCCACCATCTTGGTGGCCTGGATCGGTCACAACCTCGTGATGGCGCAGGTGGGGCAGGTGTCGTTGAGGGTGATGCTCGTCAACGGCCTGTTCCTGCTGAACATCTCCTTTCTGCCCTTCCCGACGTCCGTGGTCGCCGAATACCTGCGCTCGGAATCAGCCAGCGCCGCCGCCGCGTTCTACGCCCTGGCCAACCTGTTCGCTGCCCTGACGCACCGCGGCCTGGTGCAGGCCGTGCTGGCCGAGTACCCACAGGGGGCTGCCGCCCTGCTCGATATCCGGGTCAAGTCGGCGTGGTCGATTCCGTGGTGCCTGGCTTGCGCGGCCTTGGCCCTGCTCAGCCCACTGGTGTCGTTCGTGTCGGTCGCGGCGATGTGGGTGTGGCTGGCCCTTCCCCAGTTCGGTCACCCGGTCAGGGAGCGCACCGGCCCCTGA
- a CDS encoding tyrosine-type recombinase/integrase: MSLVLASKWSQPENRRREALRAAQSQDADALLDLLSHHLRVKSRRAGGVSPQTLRNYGVAVRDFLAFTGPPEAPRLSVQNLTPDDLEAYIIHTRERLRQDGKKTGLTLGSVATYLYGVRALYRALVWAGAVRENPTQGVAAPRDPTPAHAKRRALPPAQYRALLAAPDGQPDPATAARDRAILVLGATLGLRAQEIVDLQVGDVRLGLREVHVTHGKGGKARRIPLPPAAGQVLAAWLQMRQALVLAGDLPQDQLTLIVSFHRGNLGGKLTTAGLRSIVNGYFQRLGLPPDMWGAHTLRRTAGTRLYRATRDLHVVSDVLGHASVTTSAIYAKLDADVRLEALSAAEQAD; the protein is encoded by the coding sequence GTGAGCCTCGTCCTCGCCTCGAAGTGGAGTCAGCCGGAGAACCGCCGTCGCGAAGCGTTGAGGGCAGCCCAGAGCCAGGACGCTGACGCGCTGCTCGACCTGCTGAGCCACCACCTGCGGGTCAAGTCACGGCGGGCGGGTGGCGTCAGCCCTCAGACCTTGCGGAATTACGGGGTGGCCGTGCGTGACTTCCTGGCCTTTACCGGACCCCCCGAGGCCCCCCGGCTGAGCGTGCAGAACCTGACGCCTGACGACCTCGAAGCGTACATCATCCACACCCGGGAACGCCTGCGTCAGGACGGGAAGAAAACCGGACTGACGCTGGGCAGCGTGGCAACGTACCTGTATGGGGTTCGGGCGTTGTACCGTGCCCTCGTCTGGGCAGGGGCCGTGCGCGAGAATCCTACCCAGGGAGTCGCGGCGCCCCGAGACCCCACGCCCGCCCACGCGAAGAGGCGGGCCCTGCCCCCCGCGCAGTACCGCGCTCTCCTCGCCGCACCGGACGGGCAGCCAGACCCGGCCACCGCCGCGCGGGACCGGGCGATCCTGGTGCTGGGAGCGACGCTCGGCTTGCGGGCACAGGAGATCGTCGACCTGCAGGTCGGGGACGTCCGGCTCGGCCTGCGCGAGGTGCATGTCACCCATGGCAAGGGGGGCAAGGCTCGGCGCATCCCTTTGCCTCCGGCGGCGGGGCAGGTGTTGGCCGCGTGGCTCCAGATGCGGCAGGCCCTGGTGCTGGCGGGCGACCTTCCCCAGGATCAATTGACCCTGATCGTCTCGTTCCACCGGGGGAACCTGGGGGGAAAGCTGACGACGGCGGGATTGCGGAGCATCGTGAACGGGTACTTCCAGCGTCTTGGGCTGCCGCCGGACATGTGGGGAGCGCACACCTTGCGGCGGACTGCGGGGACGCGGCTGTACCGGGCGACGCGGGACCTGCACGTGGTCTCGGACGTGCTGGGGCATGCCAGCGTGACGACGAGCGCGATCTACGCCAAGCTCGATGCGGACGTACGGCTTGAGGCGCTCTCGGCCGCCGAACAGGCCGATTGA
- a CDS encoding SOS response-associated peptidase produces the protein MCNRAEDQFAPHARQDLERLFGDIFTWPEPRERINPTDPLLAVRVQDDGYAAVPLRWGLIPPGKTSEDLKRLTTTNARVETLSEKPTFRGAFLEGRRCIVPLSAFFEPDAARTPKRGERKRWHRVHRPDHRPLLAAGLWEVTVTPDGPLESVTVVTREPVPDLDVHDRMLALLLSQDLDAWLRGTPQEALEAAMTSWPSGLLVQTTA, from the coding sequence ATGTGCAACCGCGCTGAAGACCAGTTCGCCCCACATGCCCGGCAGGACCTGGAGCGCCTGTTCGGCGACATTTTTACCTGGCCCGAGCCGCGGGAGCGGATCAACCCCACGGACCCGCTCCTGGCGGTTCGGGTCCAGGACGACGGCTACGCCGCCGTACCGCTCCGTTGGGGGCTCATCCCCCCAGGGAAGACCTCTGAGGACCTGAAGCGCCTCACCACGACCAACGCCCGCGTGGAGACCCTAAGTGAGAAACCGACCTTTCGGGGTGCATTCCTGGAGGGTCGGCGCTGCATCGTGCCGCTGAGCGCGTTCTTTGAGCCCGATGCCGCTCGCACGCCGAAGCGCGGGGAGCGCAAGCGCTGGCACCGCGTGCATCGCCCGGACCACCGACCCCTCCTCGCTGCCGGGCTGTGGGAAGTCACGGTCACGCCGGACGGCCCGCTCGAGAGCGTCACCGTCGTCACCCGCGAGCCCGTCCCTGATCTGGACGTGCATGACCGCATGCTGGCCCTGCTGTTGTCTCAAGACCTCGACGCCTGGTTGCGCGGCACCCCGCAGGAGGCCCTGGAGGCAGCCATGACCAGTTGGCCCTCCGGCCTGCTCGTGCAGACCACGGCGTAA
- a CDS encoding DUF4209 domain-containing protein, whose amino-acid sequence MGTYDTLNTRLPPDASMAEVRSLLHELEARSVALETRQVYATIGSVARLTLLPDERQSPFFVGLDYRPDGNARRGQYNDEELKILREAATQVQHAGLAARLADILWLLVREAPFARQAITAYVDYARARDHVELVNDDPQDATDSLRRAASLAQQTGKKSPLLDDVLQAVERTLAQHRDDDQQGRYSHALLKVLFRLKRGDLRVLAEQAEDLARRCEGLANWSMARTHWDTAALFHNRAGQPDQSKAAKLAAAEAFVQYARGFIRPGSPPFLAVKELMRAVQLLRDAGATRERVQEVLREIRSLQGEEDRFMRAFPVEVPAPLVRDHQRAGQDQVTGLTFTGALQQLTRIAALPPMAALRKAALDALKTTVVQHLATITLGDHAGRQQVTLNSEEEYLAFQMSRQAANARLLAVISLDAAVAQVRQEHSIGPQDLAFIVASNVRLPAGHAASVQRGLRYGLAGDFLAAIPMLLPQLEAGLRHMLNTEGVETTGLDTSGVQQEHNLNTFLTDEKYTRPLERVLGEAFVYDLRTLLVEKVGENLRNTSAHGLALDGQLEDIPARYTWALILRFFLGGVQRP is encoded by the coding sequence ATGGGGACCTACGACACCCTAAACACCCGGCTGCCACCAGACGCCTCCATGGCGGAGGTCAGGAGCCTCCTGCATGAACTGGAAGCCCGGAGCGTGGCTCTGGAGACCCGCCAAGTGTACGCCACGATCGGGAGCGTCGCCCGCCTGACGCTGCTTCCGGACGAACGACAATCTCCGTTTTTCGTCGGCCTGGACTACCGGCCGGATGGCAACGCCCGGCGAGGGCAGTACAACGATGAGGAGCTAAAGATCTTGCGCGAGGCGGCCACGCAGGTGCAACACGCGGGGTTGGCGGCCCGGCTCGCCGACATCCTGTGGCTTCTGGTGAGAGAGGCCCCGTTTGCCCGTCAGGCGATCACTGCTTATGTAGATTACGCGCGGGCGCGGGACCACGTGGAACTCGTGAACGACGATCCTCAGGACGCCACCGACAGCTTGCGCCGGGCGGCCAGTCTGGCGCAGCAAACGGGGAAGAAGTCACCCCTTCTGGACGACGTGTTGCAGGCGGTTGAGCGTACGCTTGCCCAGCACCGGGACGACGATCAGCAGGGTCGGTATAGCCACGCCCTGCTCAAGGTGCTGTTCAGGCTGAAACGGGGCGACCTCAGGGTTCTGGCGGAACAGGCCGAAGACCTGGCCCGCCGCTGCGAAGGCCTGGCGAACTGGTCGATGGCCAGGACGCACTGGGATACGGCTGCACTCTTCCATAACCGCGCGGGCCAGCCGGACCAGAGCAAGGCGGCCAAGCTCGCGGCCGCCGAGGCCTTCGTTCAGTACGCTCGAGGGTTCATCCGGCCGGGCTCGCCTCCCTTTCTGGCGGTCAAGGAACTCATGCGGGCCGTGCAGCTGCTGCGGGACGCCGGGGCGACACGCGAACGGGTGCAAGAGGTCTTGCGGGAGATTCGCTCCCTTCAGGGAGAGGAAGACCGGTTCATGAGGGCGTTCCCCGTTGAGGTACCTGCGCCGCTGGTCCGTGACCACCAGCGGGCCGGGCAGGATCAGGTGACGGGCCTGACGTTCACGGGCGCACTCCAGCAACTGACCCGCATCGCCGCCCTGCCGCCGATGGCGGCCCTGCGGAAAGCGGCCCTGGACGCGTTGAAGACCACGGTGGTTCAGCACCTCGCCACCATCACCCTGGGCGACCACGCGGGGCGCCAGCAGGTCACGCTGAACAGCGAGGAGGAGTACCTGGCTTTCCAGATGAGCCGGCAGGCCGCCAACGCCCGCTTGCTGGCGGTCATCTCCCTGGATGCCGCCGTGGCTCAGGTGCGCCAGGAGCATTCCATCGGCCCCCAGGACCTGGCGTTCATCGTGGCGAGCAACGTCCGGCTCCCCGCCGGGCATGCGGCCAGTGTGCAGCGGGGCCTCCGGTATGGCCTGGCGGGTGACTTCCTGGCCGCGATTCCGATGCTGCTGCCCCAGCTAGAGGCCGGCCTCAGGCACATGCTGAACACCGAGGGTGTCGAGACCACCGGCCTGGATACATCCGGCGTTCAGCAGGAACACAACCTGAACACCTTCCTGACGGACGAAAAATACACTCGGCCGCTTGAGCGTGTTCTGGGCGAAGCCTTCGTCTACGACTTGCGGACGTTGTTGGTGGAGAAGGTCGGCGAGAACCTGCGCAATACCAGTGCCCACGGCCTCGCGCTGGACGGACAACTGGAGGATATCCCGGCCCGCTACACCTGGGCGCTCATCCTGCGTTTTTTCCTGGGCGGTGTGCAGCGGCCGTGA
- a CDS encoding WD40 repeat domain-containing protein, translating into MKRTLALLALTLLPIASGQDSPPPQFGRSLRLPENAYERTHTARLLDFPLPREGVRLRSLTPVGADYLKAVFTDAPARFGYRCTGEQDVTLLPGTADDAQAFQAQLLGRPGTQPLSQTARETLLSVGGNVFASFSQYGGVLYLSACRASRDFTALKTLTGHLEGYVGGTPFVVTGDLAGRLTWCTGAPAPLRTLPAFTGSLLTLDVSPDGTRVAAGGWDTQPAVKVYDAASGALLQTLRLKHGPVAITFSGDAKTVLVLDGNRTYTWFDITSSRALNTWSNPSLLTPNLLGGGDHLFLEWTATGPLRVYDAQKGRPAFSLRNFNLSDRTFTPDGQWLVTADKNGILSAFSTRDGKPGPTTTLGVVVGAGLMPGQRGPEVIALLRQTAEGRPSRIVTSAWKVGEAMLTPRGMTEHRNANAIVMDQARLAPASLPPCRSR; encoded by the coding sequence ATGAAACGCACGCTGGCCCTGCTGGCCCTCACCCTCCTCCCCATTGCGTCCGGACAGGACTCACCACCTCCCCAATTTGGGCGATCCCTGCGCCTCCCAGAAAACGCGTACGAGCGCACCCACACGGCCCGGCTCCTCGACTTTCCTCTGCCGCGCGAAGGAGTGCGGCTGCGCTCGCTCACCCCCGTGGGCGCTGACTACCTCAAGGCCGTCTTCACCGACGCCCCGGCCCGCTTCGGGTACCGCTGCACGGGAGAACAGGACGTCACCCTACTGCCCGGCACCGCCGACGACGCGCAGGCCTTCCAGGCCCAACTGCTGGGGCGCCCTGGAACGCAGCCCCTCTCACAGACGGCCCGGGAAACGCTCCTCAGCGTGGGCGGCAACGTCTTCGCGAGCTTCAGCCAGTACGGTGGTGTGCTGTACCTCAGCGCCTGCCGGGCCAGCCGTGACTTCACCGCCCTGAAGACGCTCACAGGACACCTCGAAGGTTACGTGGGCGGGACACCCTTCGTGGTCACCGGGGACCTCGCCGGACGACTCACCTGGTGCACGGGCGCGCCCGCCCCCCTGCGGACCTTGCCCGCCTTCACCGGCAGTCTGCTCACCCTGGATGTCAGTCCAGACGGTACGCGCGTCGCGGCCGGGGGCTGGGACACCCAACCCGCGGTAAAGGTCTACGACGCCGCGAGCGGCGCGCTCCTGCAAACGTTGCGCCTCAAGCATGGTCCGGTGGCCATCACGTTCTCGGGCGACGCCAAGACGGTGTTGGTCCTCGACGGCAACCGCACGTACACCTGGTTCGACATCACCAGCAGCCGGGCGCTCAACACCTGGAGCAATCCCTCCCTCCTGACGCCCAACTTGCTGGGTGGGGGCGACCACCTGTTTCTGGAATGGACGGCGACCGGACCACTCCGTGTCTACGACGCCCAGAAGGGCCGTCCGGCTTTCTCGCTGCGCAACTTCAACCTCTCCGACCGGACCTTCACCCCCGATGGACAGTGGCTGGTGACCGCCGACAAGAACGGCATCCTGAGTGCGTTCAGCACCCGGGACGGCAAACCGGGCCCGACCACCACCTTGGGTGTCGTGGTGGGTGCTGGGCTGATGCCGGGTCAGCGTGGCCCCGAAGTCATTGCGTTGCTCCGTCAGACAGCGGAAGGTCGACCGTCCCGCATCGTGACTTCAGCGTGGAAGGTCGGTGAAGCCATGCTGACACCGCGCGGCATGACGGAACACCGGAACGCGAACGCCATCGTCATGGACCAGGCCAGGCTGGCTCCGGCCAGCCTCCCGCCGTGTCGGTCGCGTTGA
- a CDS encoding S1C family serine protease, with protein MLQGAAPVRSFAQTRTSLYALEPKLRPAVVRIEDCPSDGCSVPNRVGTAFHIGNGYVVSAYHVIFGAKNLSALTLDKKRYPVEVVGYDDRADLALLHVNLPASLPSLPLATVRPTVGELTLTIGNGNGEFLQAKTGRVTTLETTSGRPDFPASVMQLDTQILPGDGGGPIITARGEVVGVVSFLAVSGGQSRRVTAYAVPLMQNDARLAELRRGVKRDAPSSGVDLKLLPPLATEAYALPAEKFVEFSQRSKLDLGTTPGAFFTQVAPGSPAARAGLQPLQFDRKGKRTAGDIVTAVNGQRVVNFSDFLSAVYRYQPGEVITLTVLRAGRPLEVKLTLVARAQAGN; from the coding sequence ATGTTGCAAGGTGCCGCACCCGTCAGATCCTTCGCTCAGACCAGAACTAGCCTGTACGCTCTGGAACCGAAGCTGCGCCCGGCTGTCGTACGCATTGAGGACTGCCCCTCCGACGGTTGCAGCGTTCCAAACAGAGTGGGGACGGCCTTCCACATTGGGAATGGATACGTGGTCAGTGCCTATCACGTGATCTTCGGTGCGAAGAACCTCAGCGCCCTCACCCTCGACAAGAAACGCTACCCAGTAGAGGTGGTTGGCTACGACGACCGAGCTGATCTTGCCCTGCTGCACGTGAACCTACCTGCCAGCCTGCCCTCTTTGCCACTCGCCACCGTCCGGCCAACCGTTGGGGAGTTGACCCTCACCATCGGCAACGGGAACGGCGAGTTTCTCCAGGCCAAGACGGGTCGCGTCACCACTCTCGAAACAACCTCGGGGCGCCCGGACTTCCCGGCGAGCGTTATGCAACTGGACACGCAGATTCTGCCGGGGGACGGTGGCGGACCGATCATCACCGCACGCGGTGAGGTCGTCGGCGTGGTGAGTTTCCTTGCAGTCAGTGGAGGCCAGAGCCGTCGCGTGACCGCTTACGCCGTACCGCTCATGCAGAACGATGCACGCCTAGCGGAGCTTCGCCGGGGTGTGAAACGGGACGCGCCGAGCAGTGGGGTGGACTTGAAGCTCCTTCCTCCACTGGCGACCGAGGCGTATGCGCTGCCTGCGGAGAAGTTCGTGGAGTTCAGCCAACGCTCGAAGCTCGACCTGGGCACTACGCCAGGCGCCTTCTTTACGCAGGTTGCTCCCGGCAGTCCAGCCGCGCGGGCTGGACTGCAACCGCTCCAATTCGACCGGAAGGGGAAGCGTACGGCGGGTGACATCGTGACAGCCGTGAACGGCCAGCGGGTCGTGAACTTCTCCGACTTCCTCTCTGCCGTCTACCGCTACCAGCCAGGCGAGGTCATCACACTGACGGTTTTGCGAGCAGGCAGGCCGCTGGAGGTCAAGCTGACGCTGGTTGCACGAGCTCAGGCGGGGAATTGA
- a CDS encoding tetratricopeptide repeat protein has protein sequence MNVFRITWLLSLLLAGTTRAGVAEGIALYDQGEYRQAFQEFELPAKKGDAAAQFWLGYLYDQGQGVRQDFAQALNWYRKAAAQGEAAAQNNLGNLYERGLGVKQDYAQAALWYRKAAEQGEAVAQNNLGVLYENGWGVPRDDAQALAWYRKAAGQGDSAAQNNVGAMYERGRGVPRDEAKAAEWYRKAAEQGYAEAQNNLGLLYVHGRGVRQDDHQALKWFRDAASQGHAGGQNNLGVLYERGRGVQRDVVQALTWYRKAAAQGYGEAQNNLGLMYALGVGVKQDYTQARGWFRQAAAQGSVEGYYNLGVIYLSGHGVKQDDAVAVEWFRKAAEQGHAGAQNNLGFLYHHGRGVPRDYGKALSLYRKAAAQGNVETYYNLGVLYELGLGVKQDDAQALHWYRKAAERGHLEAQWKLESLSGGVTR, from the coding sequence ATGAACGTCTTTCGAATCACCTGGCTGCTCAGCCTGCTCCTCGCGGGCACGACCAGAGCGGGTGTCGCCGAGGGGATAGCCCTGTACGACCAGGGCGAGTACCGGCAGGCCTTTCAGGAGTTTGAGCTGCCCGCGAAGAAGGGGGATGCGGCGGCCCAGTTCTGGCTGGGGTACCTCTACGACCAGGGGCAAGGCGTGCGGCAAGACTTCGCCCAGGCGCTGAACTGGTACCGCAAGGCCGCCGCCCAGGGGGAGGCGGCCGCCCAGAACAACCTGGGCAACCTGTATGAGCGGGGCCTCGGGGTCAAACAGGATTACGCGCAGGCGGCGCTGTGGTACCGCAAGGCGGCCGAGCAAGGTGAGGCGGTCGCTCAGAACAACCTCGGCGTCCTGTACGAGAACGGGTGGGGTGTGCCGCGCGACGACGCCCAGGCCCTGGCGTGGTACCGCAAAGCCGCCGGGCAGGGCGACTCGGCGGCACAGAACAACGTCGGGGCGATGTACGAGCGAGGGCGCGGTGTACCACGCGACGAGGCCAAGGCCGCCGAGTGGTACCGCAAAGCCGCTGAACAGGGCTATGCGGAAGCCCAGAACAACCTGGGGCTCTTGTACGTGCATGGCCGGGGCGTCAGGCAGGATGATCACCAGGCCTTGAAGTGGTTCCGCGACGCCGCGAGTCAGGGGCACGCGGGTGGGCAGAACAATCTCGGTGTCCTGTATGAGCGCGGCCGGGGTGTGCAGCGGGATGTGGTGCAGGCGCTGACCTGGTACCGCAAGGCGGCGGCGCAGGGCTATGGGGAGGCCCAGAACAACCTCGGCCTGATGTACGCGTTGGGCGTGGGCGTGAAGCAGGACTACACTCAGGCCCGGGGTTGGTTTCGCCAGGCCGCAGCTCAAGGCTCAGTCGAGGGGTATTACAACCTGGGTGTCATCTACCTGTCGGGGCACGGCGTGAAGCAAGACGATGCCGTGGCCGTCGAGTGGTTTCGAAAGGCTGCGGAACAAGGTCATGCCGGGGCGCAGAACAATCTCGGCTTTCTGTACCACCACGGACGGGGCGTGCCGCGTGACTACGGCAAGGCCCTGTCCCTCTACCGTAAAGCTGCCGCTCAGGGGAATGTGGAGACGTATTACAACCTCGGCGTCTTGTATGAGCTTGGTCTCGGGGTGAAGCAGGATGACGCGCAAGCCCTTCATTGGTACCGAAAGGCTGCGGAAAGGGGGCATCTGGAAGCGCAATGGAAGTTGGAGAGCCTGAGCGGTGGCGTCACGCGCTGA